From the Oryza glaberrima chromosome 5, OglaRS2, whole genome shotgun sequence genome, one window contains:
- the LOC127774205 gene encoding PHD finger-like domain-containing protein 5A, giving the protein MAKHHPDLIMCRKQPGIAIGRLCEKCDGKCVICDSYVRPCTLVRVCDECNYGSFQGRCVICGGVGISDAYYCKECTQQEKDRDGCPKIVNLGSAKTDLFYERKKYGFKKR; this is encoded by the coding sequence ATGGCAAAGCATCATCCTGATCTCATCATGTGCAGGAAGCAGCCTGGCATTGCGATTGGTCGTTTATGTGAGAAATGTGATGGCAAGTGTGTCATCTGTGACTCCTACGTGCGCCCGTGTACGCTTGTTCGGGTCTGTGATGAGTGCAACTATGGATCCTTCCAGGGAAGGTGTGTTATCTGTGGAGGGGTTGGCATCTCAGATGCTTACTACTGCAAGGAGTGCACTCAGCAAGAAAAGGACCGAGATGGATGTCCTAAGATTGTCAACCTTGGAAGCGCCAAGACCGATCTCTTCTATGAGCGCAAGAAATATGGTTTTAAGAAGAGATGA